GGGCTCCGACCGTTCCGAAGATCCAGTCGTTCAGGCCCACCTGCTCCTGCACGAAGTACCCGGCATTCACCACCTTCACGAGCCCCTCGTACACGCTCGGCGTATTTCCTGCTCCCACCACTTCCAGACCGGGGCCGGGGAAGTTGCGGTTCGAACCGCCTTCGTTCCGTTGATCGGTGATGAAGCCCTGCCCGCCCACCACCAGCGTCGACTGGATGGCCGACCCAAACCGCCGATCCCAGCTCGACTTCACGTCCATCGTGTAGTTGCGCTGCCAGAGATCGTCCACGCTGCGCGATCCGTCCGGCGCGTTGATGGAGAATCGGTCGACCGCGTTGCCGAACGGGAGGAAACTCACGCCGCGCATCGACGTGTTGTCGAGGCCGAGCGTGGCGTCGAGGCTGAACTCGGCGCTCGGCGCATAGCGGGCCGTCACTGCGCCCGTGTAGTGCGTCCCGTCCTGGAAGATCTCCTGCTGCAACGCCTCACGCACGGTGGTGCTGAGCGTGTTGCCGAACGGGTTCCCCATCCGCTTGCAGCGACCGTTGCCGGCAATGGCGTCCAGCGACTTGACGCCGTTGTCGTCCAGGCAGTAGCCCTGATCAGGGCGTGCGTACATGGCCTGTGAGTACGGCGAGTAGATGTTGTTCCCCCCGGAGACCAGCTCGTTATGCAGGAGCGAGTATCGCGACTGGAAGCCGATGTTGATCTTCTCGCGCGGGAAGATGTTGAGGTTGAGCGTCGCCTGGTCGCGGCGGGCGACGTCGGTCTGGTCTCCTCCGCCCAGCTTGCTGGACGTGAACGGGCCATCCTCGAACTGGTGCCGTGCCCCCACGTAGTACGTCATGCGGTCCGTACCGCCGGTCACCGCGCCGCTGAAGACGTTCCCGTATCCCGTTTCGAACAGCTGCTTCGTCACGTTGTAGCTGAACGGGACGAATGGGGTGATGGTCTGGCTATAGAGCTTGCTCAGCAGGTCGGCCTGCGTCTGTGTGGTGGCAAAGCCGGCGTTGGGTGCCACGCGGTCGGGATACGCGATGGAAGACCGCTCGTAGTCGAAGCTCCACCGGGCCTCCCCCTGGCTCCCCTTCTTCGTGAAGATCTGGATGACGCCGTTGGACGCCTCGGTTCCGTACAGCGTGGCCGCCGCCGCTCCCTTGAGCACTTCGATGCGTTCGATGGAGGTGGGGTCGATGTCGTCGAGACGCGACGTGCGATCGCCCGCGCCCGCTCCCGATCCACCGTTGTCCATGCGGATCCCATCGATATAGATGATGGGATTGTTGGACTGTGACAGCGACGCATTCCCGCGGATCCGGATGCGCCCGCCGGCACCGGTCATGCCGCTGGAGGGGAGGACGGAGACCCCAGGCACGCGCGCGGCAAGTGCTTCAGTGGGTGACTGGATTGGCGCACTCCTGAGCTCGGCCAGGTCCACGCTGCCCACCGTGTTTCCCAGCTTCTTCGTCTCTACCGCCGTGCCCGTACCGGTGGTGACGACGGCCTCGAGCTGCAACGCCGACTGCTGCAGCTCAAACTCCACCCGTGCCGTTGCCCCCAGCGCGACGGGGACGCTCCGGGTGGACTGCGCATAGCCGATGAGTCGTACGCGCACCTCGACCGTGCCGACCGGAACGTTGATGAGTCGAAAGGTCCCCGCCGCGCCGGTACTGACCCCGATGCCCGTCCCTACCACAAAGACTTGCGCGCTCGAGAGCGGCTGCTGCGTTCCGGCGTCGCGAACGATGCCTTCGATCGTGCCGCCGCTGGCGGTCGGTGCTGCCTGACCGCGGGCTGGTTGTGCGGTGCTGACCAGAGCCAGGGCGGCTCCGGCCAGAGCGAATCGTACGGTCCGTCTGACTGTTCTCGGGATCATGCAGAAATCCCTCGGGGATGGGGGGGGAACGACGGTGGTTCGCCGCGACGAGCGGACGAACCGGGAACGAACTGCTCTGGGTCACGGCGATCACGGTGGGGGCGGGGTTCCTCCACCACCGGGTGCATCGCCTCCCGCCACTCCCTGAGTGGCGCGAACGCCGATGAAGGCGACGATGGTGGCAACGGCGACCGAACCCACCGTCAGCATCGTACGGCGACGATCGATGCGTCGGCGCTCCACGAACGCGACGGCTGCGCTGGGTACCGCGATCCGCTCACCCACCCAGCGGATCGTCTGCGCCGTGAAAGCGGTGGTCGACGTTCTCACGCGCAACACGAGCGAATCGGCCGTGGCGTCGAGTACACCACCCTCGAGCGATGCCATCGCCGCGCCAAGCGGCCTGTTCATGGCCATGCCGCCTTCGGGCGTAAGCCGAACGCGCACGTCGGCCCCCGCATCAGGAACGCGACCAGCCACGGGGACATAGCGATAGCACCCAGCGGACATCAGGAGCACGAGCAGAGTCCCAGCGGCTTTCCGCTGGCTACGCGCCCTGTTCCGAACCGACCACGTCCATTGATATCGATAACGCGCATCCGTCGATCGTGTCGCAACAGGGAAGCACGTCGCATCTGGTGCTGTCCTCGCGCTTCTCCGGTCCTTCGAACGTGATCGCAAGCAATTTCCTCTCGTGAACCGACCGACGTGCGTGCGACCTCTGCCGCTGACGAGCAAGAGGACTACGTGTGAGTGCGAGTAGTCGTTGTGGTTCGCATACAATTCCTTTCGGTGTAGCCGGGGATCGACGTAAAGGATTCTCCGACTCTGAGGTCCGCGTTAGGCCCCGGCGCCCCATCGCCGTCGTTCAGGCCGTGGCAGATCGTGCAACGGGCAGCCATTCAGACGCAGATTGCCTCAGACCCGTCCGGCATGACACCACCTGACACTTCGCTCCGCCGCACGTCCGGATTCGGCGGATCCTCTGGCGACGTGAACAACACCCGTGCACTCGGTTACGGCCCCGCGCCGCGGAGCGAACGTGTGGAGAATCCGTCCTGCGGAGGCTGGACCGGAAACGTTGTGAACCGGTCCTCCCCACGCGGAACGCCCACCGGCCAAGCGGGGTGTTCCGTGGGGGCTTAGGTTGGGGAATGGAGCCACCTGCGAATCGAGCGCCTGCCGCACCCGCCTTCATTGACCTCGGTCTCGACCAGCGTCTGGTCGAGGCGCTGGCCGGCCTCGGCTACGAAGAGCCCACCGAAATCCAGGCCGTCGCGATTCCCGTGCTGCTCGCGGGTCGTGACCTGATCGGTCAGGCCGCCACCGGCACCGGCAAGACGGCGGCGTTTGCCCTGCCGCTCCTGCAACGACTCGCGACCACGACGCGGAAGCGAGGCGCCCCCGGCGCCCTGATCCTCGTGCCCACGCGCGAGCTGGCCATGCAGGTCGCCGAGGCCGTGCACCGCTACGGCCGTGCGCTCGGGATCACCGCGCTGCCGATCTACGGTGGCGCGTCGATGGATGGCCAGCTGCGCGCGCTCCGGCGGGGCGTCGATGTGGTCGTCGCGACGCCGGGCCGGGCCCTCGACCACCTGCAGCGCAAGTCGCTGCGCCTGGACGCGCTAGGCACGGTGGTCCTCGACGAAGCCGACGAGATGATGGACATGGGCTTCGCCGAGGATCTCGAGGCCATCCTGTCCGCCACTCCGGTGGAGCGACAGACGGTACTCTTTTCAGCGACGCTGGCTCCACGCGTGGTGGCCATCGCGAGCCGCTACCTGCGCGATCCCGTCCGCATCACCATCGCCCACGCGCCACGCGCTGCGAGCGACACGCCGCGCGTCAGGCAGGAGGCCTACATCGTCGCCCGCGCCCACAAGATCGCGGCTCTGGGCCGCGTGCTCGACGTGGAGCAACCGACGTCGGCGATGATCTTCTGTCGTACGCGTACCGAGGTCGATGAGCTCACCGAGAAGCTCACGGCCAGGGGGCTGCGCGCATCGTCGCTGCATGGCGGACACACGCAGCAACAGCGGGACCGGGTGATGGCGGCGTTCCGAAGTCGAGGGATCGAGCTGCTCATCGCCACCGACGTGGCCGCGCGCGGACTCGACGTCAAACACGTGAGCCACGTCATCAACTACGACGTGCCGGCCGCCGCCGAGAGCTATGTGCACCGCATCGGGCGCACGGGCCGGGCCGGCCGCGAAGGCGTGGCGATCACCTTTGCGGAGCCGCGTGAGCATCGACAGCTGCGCACGATCGAGGCGGAGACGCGCACACGGATCACGGTCAAGCCCGTACCCAGCCTCGCCGACATGCGCGCGCGCCGACTCGAGACGATCCAGGCGAGCCTCCGCGAGACACTCGATGCGGGCAACCTGGACTCCGTGCGCGTGGTGGTGGAGACCCTGGCCGGAGAGTACGACATCATGGACGTGGCCGCCGCGGCCGTGCGTCAGCTGATGGCCCAGGACGACGTCGACAGCGGCGATGACGTTCCGTTGGACGCGCCCGTGGCGCGCAAGTCCGCACGACGCGAGGTAGCCGGGCCGCGCGAGCGGCTCTTCATTGGTGGTGGTCGCAAGCTCAAGATCCGGCCCGGTGACATCGTCGGCGCCATTGTCACGCATACCCACCTCGATGCAAAGAGCCTGGGCAGTATCGTGATCCTCGACCGACATTCGCTCATCGACGTACCAGCCGATTCCGCGACTCTCGTGATCGAGGCGCTGGAACGGGCAGGCATCAAGGGCAAGAAGCTCACTGTTCGCCGCGACACGAAGCGCTAACCGCGCACCCGCTGCACCCGCACACCCGCTCGACGCGTACCCGCTCACCCGTTTGCGCTCCTACACTCCTGCCACCTCCGCCCGTGCCGTTCCACGAAGTGCCCCGCTTTCCGCGCGGCTTTCGTTGCGCGAGTCGCAACGTAGGCCTCAAGCCGAGCGCGCCCGATCTCGCCTTGTTCGCCAGCGACGTCGATGCGGCGGCAGCGGCCATCTTCACCCGCAATCACTTCCCCGGTGCACCCATCATTCTCGGTCGCGAGACCATGCGTGGCGGCACGCTGCGCGCGATCGTGGCCAACAGCAAGTGCTCCAACGTCGCGACCGGTGAGGCCGGCGTGGCCAACGCGCGGCGTATGGCGGCGGCGTGTGCGGCCGAAGTCGGCACGACGGCTGACCGCGTGCTCGTGAGTTCGACCGGCGTGATCGGCGTCCCGCTCCCGATCGAGAAGATCGAGCGCGGCATCGTCGGCATGGCCGGCGACCTGCAGGTCGATCCGCTCGTCGGCGCGACCGGCATCATGACAACCGACACGCATCCCAAAGCCTGTTCGGCGGCGATTCCCGGCAGCGACGCCGTCATCACGTGGGTGGCCAAGGGATCCGGCATGATCGAGCCGAACATGGCGACCATGCTGGCCTACATTTTCACCGATGCACGGGTCGATGCACATGACCTCGACCGGTTGCTGCGGCAGGCCGCGCACTCGACGTTCAACATGTTGTCCGTGGATACGGACACCAGCACCTCGGACACCTGCGTGATGCTCGCGAACGGTCACGCCGGGGCCGTCGACGTCGGCGCCCTTGCAGACACGCTGCTGGCCGGCTGCACACGCATGACGGAGACGCTGGCCCGCGATGGCGAGGGCGCTCAGCACCTGCTTCGCGTCCATGTGCGTGGCGCGGCGTCGGAGGCGGACGCGCGCACCGTGGCCAAGGCCATAAACAACTCGCCACTCATCAAGACGATGGTGCACGGCGCCGACCCCAATGTCGGCCGTCTGCTGATGGCCGTCGGCAAGTGCTTCGATTGCACGATCGACCCGGCGTCGACGGACGCGTGGGTCAACGGGTATCAGGTCGTTGGCGGTGGCCGTCGACTCGTGTTTGACGACGCCGTCGTGCGACAGGCGCTGTCCGTGGACGTCGTGGACCTGGAGGTCACGCTCGGCGTCGGCACAGCGAGCGCCACCGCGTACGGGTGCGACCTCACGCGCGGCTACGTGGACGAAAATGCGGCCTACTACAGCTCCTGAGTCATGACGAGCCGGGCCCTGACGATCGAGACCGCACGCGGAACCGTGAGCGCGTTGCTCGACATGCCAGAGCGCACGCCGTCGTTTGTCTACGTGATGGCCCACGGTGCGGGCGCAGGCATGCGTCACGCCTTTCTGCATGCGGTGGCCGCCGGGCTCGTGGCGCGCGGCGCGGGTTGCCTGCGCTACCAGTTTCCGTACATGGAGGCCGGTAAGTCCCGGGTAGACCCGCCGGACGTGGCCGTGGACACGGTGAACCGCGCCGTTGCCACGGCCGCGGCCCTGGTCGCCGGCGCTCCGCTCGTTGCGGGTGGAAAGTCGTTCGGTGGTCGCATGACCTCGGAAGCGCAGTCCCGCGCCCCAATGGCCGGTGTGCGCGGGCTCGCGTTCCTCGGGTTTCCATTGCACCCACCGGGGAACCCGGGCCTTGGACGCGCGGAGCACCTGAAGGCTGTGCACGTGCCGATGTTGTTCCTGCAGGGCACCCGCGATGAGTTCGCCAGACTTGACCTGCTCCAGCCGCTCGTTGCCTCGCTCGGTGACTCGGCGAAGCTCGTGCTCACTGCAGACGGTGACCATTCGTTCAACGTCCGCAGGAAGCTGAGCGGCCACACGAACGCCGAGGTCCTCGATCAGCTGCTGGATACGCTGGTGTTCTGGTCGGTCGCGCTCTGATCGCCGACTGGGCCGTCGAGGTGTTCACGGCGGCAGGTCGTACCCGCTCACGCGTCGGGTGCTCCCCCGCAAGCGGGAACTGGCGCGGCTCCGCAGGACGACAGCCGGCCGTGCGCGCGATCAGGGGACCGGCAACGCGCCCGCGCTGACAATCACTCGCTGCCCTGTGGTGCTGCGCGCGAACGACACAAAGCGCTGCACCGCCGGTGTGGCACGCGGGCCCGTCACAAGGAACGCCGGTCGAACGAGCCGATAGCGCCCCGCCGTCACCTCGGTGACGGTGGGAGCCACACCGTCGATGCTGATCGCGCGCATGGCGCCCAGGGCCTGTTGAACGACCGTGCTGGTCGTCACGCCGATTGCTCCCGGGCGTGAGCGGATGGCGCGCGCCATGTCGTCGGTCGTCTCGACCACGGCAACGTTAGGCGGGACGGCAAGTCCGCGCAGACAGCCGATCCCCTCACGGATCACCTCGGTGTCCACTTCGGTCTCGGGTCGCAGCACCGGGAGCACGTCGAGCGCCGAGCCTCCGAACGCATTCCAGCGCGTGGCAGTGCCGCCAAACGCCTGACAGATCTGCGTCGACGTCAGGCCGTTGACGGTTACCATCGGATGCACGGCGAACACGACGGGCGTGACCGCCACGCGATGCGCCGTCATGTTCTGGCGCGCCAGCGCGGCGGTGTCGAGGCCGTGACTGGCCAGGGCGATCTGGATCGCACCACGCGCGAGTGCGTCGATCCGCGCGCGGCTGCCGAGCCCGTCGCCGAACGTGACGACCGTGGAGGGATCGACCTCCTGGAAAGCGGCGGCCAGCGCTCGCGCCAGTGGCATCACGCCGTTGGAGCCATCGATGCGGACGGTATCGCGTGCCTGTGAGCGCACCGAGAACGGTACGAACACGGCGACCATCAACCACCAGTGACGGCGCATCGTGCCTCCGGGTGAATGAGCTTCCTCGCCCGCATCGGCCTCGACCGGCCGGAGCTTCGGGGACAGGCGAGCCACGCAGTCTCGACGATCGGAATGGGCGGAGCCATCGCCGACGCCAAGCGTTGCTGGCCCGTGGGCCGCACGTAGAATAGCAGGGAAGCTCGGGCCGGGCGCCGCCCTTGTCGACGCGCGACCGACCTGCCCAGTGCCCTCGCACCTCGCCGCCCCAATCCCGAGATGTCTGCTTCGATGCGACACCGACGCCAGACGGCACCACGCCGATCTCGCCTGCTTGCGCTGACGCTCATCCTGTGGGGCTGCGGTGGCAGGGAGCAATGGCGACCTCCCGAGACGCGCACGGCCATCGTGACCGACACGATGCACGGCGTCTCCATCATTGACCCCTATCGGTGGCTGGAAGAGCAGTCGTCGCCCGAAGTACTCGCGTGGATCGCCAGGCAGGAACAGCATGCCGACTCCGTCCTCGGGCCCGCGTCCCCGTGGCGCGACTCGATCCGGACGCGACTCACGGAACTGCTGGACGTGCCAGCGGTGAGCGCGACGCGCGTGGCGGCGGGATATGAGTATTTCACGCTGCGCCGTATCGGCGAACCGGTAGCAGGCATCTATCGACGCCGGGCGCCGGCGGTGCCGACCCGCGTGGCACCGGACAGCCAGTACGAGCAGCTCGTCGATCCGCTCGCCCTTCGACGCGACGGCACGACGAGCGTGGCGATCGAAGCGGTGTCCAACGATGGAAAGCTCCTCGTGTATTCGGTGCGCGACGGCGGCCCCGACGAGACGTCGGTGCACATCCGGAATCTGACCTCCGGGCACGAGCTGCCCGACTCCCTGCCCGCCGCACTCTACGCCGGAGTTTCGCTCGCGCCAGACGGGAAGGGGCTGTACTTCGTGCATCGTTCGCGTATCGATGGCCCGCGCTTCAGGTACCACGCGTTTGGCACACCGGCGAGCGCCGATTCGGTGCTCTTTGGCGCCGGCTACGGCCCGACCGCGTTCCTCGCGGCGTCGACAGTTGACGGTGGCCGGTTCCGGCTCTACGTCGTGAGCCACGGCTGGGCGCGCAACCAGGTCTTCCTGCAGAACACGCGTTCGCACGAGGTGCGCGACCTCACGCCGGGGATCTCGGCACACGCCAGCCCACAGTTCGTGGGCGGCACCCTGTTCATGCGCACCGACCATCAGGCCCCGCGTGGACGCATCGTGAAGGTCGACCTCGCCAACCCGTCGCCCGATCGCTGGGTGGACATCGTGCCACAGGGCGAGCACACGCTCGATGCGTTCACGGTGATCGAGGACCGACTCTACGTCACCTGGATCCACGACGTCAGCCATCGCATTTCGGTGCACGAACTCAGTGGCCGTGCGATCGGTGACGTCCCGGTCCCTGAGCACGCGGCGGCCAGTATTCGCGGGTTTGGGAAGGGCGAGGCTCTGCTCACACTCAATCGCTTCGCGCATCCCACCGAGACCTGGCGGGTGAACCTTGCCACCGGGGCGCGCGACCTGTGGGAACGCCAGCGCGTGCCCTTCGACACGGCGGCGTTCGAGGTGCGACAGGTGTGGTACACGTCCACGAGCGGGAGCCGGGCGCCGATGTACCTGTTCATGCGGCGCGGCCTTCAGCCAGGCCCCACAACGCCAGTCCTGCTGAGTGGCTACGGCGGTTTCGCCGTGAGTCTCATGCCGCGGTTCGATGCGCGCGCGGCCTGGTGGGTGGAGCAGGGCGGCGTCTTCGCCCAGGCCACCCTGCGCGGCGGCAACGAATACGGCGAGGCCTGGCACCGGGATGGCATGCTGCAGAACAAGCAGCACGTCTTCGACGACTTCATTGCGGCCGCGCAGTTCCTCGTCGACAGCGGCTATACGAGCGCCGCACACCTTGCCATCCGGGGTGTGAGCAACGGCGGTCTCCTGATGGGCGCCGCCCTCACGCAGCGCCCCAACCTCTTTCGTGCCGCGTTCGTTGGCGTGCCCGACCTCGACATGGTGCGGTTCAATACCTTCGTCACGCACAACAACCTGCCAGCGCTCCTCGAGTACGGCGACGCCTCACGACGCGAAGAGTTCGAAGCGATCCGACAGTACTCGCCCTACCAGCGCATCGTGGACGGCGTGCGCTATCCGCGCGTGATGCTGCAAACGGGAATGAACGACACCCGCGTTCCTCCCTGGCAGGCTCGCAAGTTCACGGCGCGCCTGCAGGCGGCAACGGCATCGGGAGAGCCGGTCATCCTGTACCACGACCTCCGGTCGGGCCACGCCGGAGGTCGTGCGATCGCCGGGGCGATCGATATCGCCGTGAAGGAGATGGAGTTCCTGTTTCGCGCCGTCAGGCCGTGAGGTCGCGCTTGGACGTGCTGGCCGCGCGCAGCAGCGTGAAGGCCGTATACAGGATCACCACGACGACCACCCACTTGAGCGTGTTGAGCGGGAGCGACTTCACGATGAACGCTGCCAGCAATGTGGCGGGGATGCCACCGAGCGCGAGACCCAGCGCCGCTTTGGCGTCAAACCCGCCGGTCCTCATGAACTTGGTGCTCGCCACGGGCATGAGGAACGCGCACGATCCCATCATGATCGGAAACGCGGCGGTCACGTTCATTCCGAGCATGCTCACCAGGATCAGGCACGGCGCATAGAGGCCGATGCCGAGCGTCATCAACGCGCCGAGGATGAAGTTGCCGACGAGTCCCGCCACGAGCAGGCCACCGCTCACGCCGAGCGCGGTACCACCGGCGGGCGTCAGCCCGAGGAGCGAGGAAACGAGCAGCAGCGCCGCGGTGAGCAGCGCGAGTCCCATTCCCACCTGAATCTTGGTGCGGGACAGTCCTGAGACCACGCCAGCGCCGAGCCACGAGCCCAGGACCGCGGCGACGATCATCAGGATCAGCGTCTTGGACTCCACCGGCACGACCGTGGTGAAGATGAACGTCTGGGCGATCGTGGGCAGCGTGTGTCCAACGTTCAGCGTGCCCGGGATCTTTTCGTCCGGGACCATCCTGAGAAACCGGAACGCCGACGTGGTTGGCGCAAAGGATCCGATGCCCAGGGTGTCGAAGAAGTTCGTGACGAACCCGAGCCCGAGGCCGAGCGCCGTCGGTTTACCGTCCGAGGAGCCGGACGCGCGCTGGGCCGCGATCGCGCGTGCGAAGGCGACGATGTAGTAGAGCGCGACGAGCGCGAGCAGGCCGAGGAGAGCGTACTTGGCGATGTCCGGGCCGTGGGTCGCGGCGGCCTGGGCGGTCGAATCCTGCATGGAGAAGGGGGTCCGGGTAGGAGGCGCGGGAGTATGGGCGCCGTCAATGCGAAGGGCTAGGGCCGACGCCAAGGGCCAGGGCCGATCGCCGCGGGTGGCACGCCGTCACCAACAATCTCCCGGTCAAGGCGCAAGATTGTCCTGCTCCACCTATCAGCGCTACCCGAAGCGTGGCATCGAGAACGACGCTGTCATCTTACCGGGTCACGCAGGTATGCGCCGTCAGCGCGCCGCCGTGTTGCCACCAACAGTGCGCGGTCAGCCGTGGAAGCGCCGCACACAGTCGCGAGCGTCACGGCAACCTGGTGGCCTGGAACGCCACGAGTTGCCAGCGCCCACCGCGCCGTACCCACGTCTCGGTGAAGCGAAGGGTGTATGGAGCCGGCTGCGCCGTGAGTTTGACCGTGAGGCGCCCGGTAACGACGCCAGCGTCGTCGTACGCGCGCGCCACCAACGAGTCCGGCGTGGAGTAGTCGAGCGCGAAGGGCCCGCTGGCACCGACGAGCGCAAGGACCTGGGCCTTGGTGTGCAGCGCACCGCTCGATCGGCCATACGAGAGGTCGTCGGCCAGCAAGGTGTCGAGCGCGGTGCGATCCGCCTTGAAGTCGGCCTCGAAATGCCAGCGTGCGAGGCGCAGGAGCGCGGACTCGGCCGCGGTTTGCGCGGCGGCTGGTGGCGAGATCGCCGTGGTCGCGACGACCGCCGCAACAGCGAAGCGTGTCAGGTATGAGCGCATGGGCCGCCTGGGTCCGAGGCCTCGAACGCTATGCATCCCGGCCACGGAATGCCACGACGCAGCTCATGCGGGGCACCCCGCGAGCAAAGCTCACCGGTGCGTGCCGTCCCTTGCCTTCCGCGGGCCATTGCGAGCGGAGCGGTACGCGCGACACCATCCTGACGAAGGCCTTCTATGTGGAGCACCGTAAGGGTCCCGGTGGCGCCGCGAGGACGTCGAGTACGTCGCAGGGATCGCTGACTTCTTGTAGCGGTGTGAGGTGGGGTAGTCTGCCTCCCTGGAACCACCCTCCCGGCCGCACCCCGCGCGTTCGAACCGCGCGAACAAGAGGCGCCACGCGAAATCGGGTGGCGCCTCGTGTACTGGCAAACTCCGGCACCGCGCTACGGCTGGAAGGTGTGCGGCGTCTTTCCGCTTGGCAGCGTTGCGGGAATCAGTTTGCGCAGCTCGGCCGGGGCCGACTTCGGGTCGAGCAAGCCGGTTCGAACGAACTCCACGAGCTGCTGGAACTCCTCCGTCGAGAGCGCGATCGGCGTGCGTAGCCGGGCATCCAGTCGATCAATCACCGGCTGGCTCGGCGGCATCGGGCCCCGCAGGTCTGCGGCGACGCCGGCCGTGGCCGGGCTGTATGACGCGGCCCAGCGCGTGGCATCGAGGTGATGACGAATCGCATCCTCGAGGCGGGTGTACGCGCCGTTGTGACCAAACGCAGATTGCAGGGAGATGTTGCGCAGCGGCGAGGTACGGAACGCGTAGCGATCCGACGGGTTGCGCGTCACCTGCTCGAGGCCGAAGTCTTCGTTTGCGCCATCGCCATCGTAAGTAACGTTGGCGTTCGCCGGCATGACCTGCGGCCAGGCGACCACATGGGGACGGAAGTCGGAGAACATCTCG
The Gemmatimonadaceae bacterium DNA segment above includes these coding regions:
- a CDS encoding DEAD/DEAH box helicase, whose protein sequence is MEPPANRAPAAPAFIDLGLDQRLVEALAGLGYEEPTEIQAVAIPVLLAGRDLIGQAATGTGKTAAFALPLLQRLATTTRKRGAPGALILVPTRELAMQVAEAVHRYGRALGITALPIYGGASMDGQLRALRRGVDVVVATPGRALDHLQRKSLRLDALGTVVLDEADEMMDMGFAEDLEAILSATPVERQTVLFSATLAPRVVAIASRYLRDPVRITIAHAPRAASDTPRVRQEAYIVARAHKIAALGRVLDVEQPTSAMIFCRTRTEVDELTEKLTARGLRASSLHGGHTQQQRDRVMAAFRSRGIELLIATDVAARGLDVKHVSHVINYDVPAAAESYVHRIGRTGRAGREGVAITFAEPREHRQLRTIEAETRTRITVKPVPSLADMRARRLETIQASLRETLDAGNLDSVRVVVETLAGEYDIMDVAAAAVRQLMAQDDVDSGDDVPLDAPVARKSARREVAGPRERLFIGGGRKLKIRPGDIVGAIVTHTHLDAKSLGSIVILDRHSLIDVPADSATLVIEALERAGIKGKKLTVRRDTKR
- a CDS encoding SusC/RagA family TonB-linked outer membrane protein codes for the protein MIPRTVRRTVRFALAGAALALVSTAQPARGQAAPTASGGTIEGIVRDAGTQQPLSSAQVFVVGTGIGVSTGAAGTFRLINVPVGTVEVRVRLIGYAQSTRSVPVALGATARVEFELQQSALQLEAVVTTGTGTAVETKKLGNTVGSVDLAELRSAPIQSPTEALAARVPGVSVLPSSGMTGAGGRIRIRGNASLSQSNNPIIYIDGIRMDNGGSGAGAGDRTSRLDDIDPTSIERIEVLKGAAAATLYGTEASNGVIQIFTKKGSQGEARWSFDYERSSIAYPDRVAPNAGFATTQTQADLLSKLYSQTITPFVPFSYNVTKQLFETGYGNVFSGAVTGGTDRMTYYVGARHQFEDGPFTSSKLGGGDQTDVARRDQATLNLNIFPREKINIGFQSRYSLLHNELVSGGNNIYSPYSQAMYARPDQGYCLDDNGVKSLDAIAGNGRCKRMGNPFGNTLSTTVREALQQEIFQDGTHYTGAVTARYAPSAEFSLDATLGLDNTSMRGVSFLPFGNAVDRFSINAPDGSRSVDDLWQRNYTMDVKSSWDRRFGSAIQSTLVVGGQGFITDQRNEGGSNRNFPGPGLEVVGAGNTPSVYEGLVKVVNAGYFVQEQVGLNDWIFGTVGARYDYNSAFGESAGGVLYPKASISIVPSDRQSWTWGALSTLRLRAAVGRSGRQPGAFDKFTTYRPLAASTGGGLMPDNLGNPDLKPEVSTEIEAGAEAGFLNDRVSLTLTNWQRKVTDALVQKQFPLSGGFTARQLANIGELKASGWELGVTGYVVNKPNLSIDLFANGSYLHQNVVSLGGAPPIKIQGSYVRIRGFIREGYAPGALFGAKIMAPCTSYSNPAAQAMGGCLKPGETPFTLGTTGRPATEAELLAALANPINPTNLRLLRADDDGNGDFLDHYQGKPMPDWQGAFGGSVRVAKRWKLSTLFEYKTGNFTVTNLTDAFRNSSPSLGRNKMEASKVTATLLNPASTAQERYDAAQKWLGLVALSPYDGVNQNDRGDFVRWRELSLSFTAPNSLASRIGASEMSLMFAARNLLLWTRYPGTDPEINVAGVSNSLSSNQIDNNFYDSSDTFALPIPRRFTLTLRLGF
- a CDS encoding substrate-binding domain-containing protein gives rise to the protein MRRHWWLMVAVFVPFSVRSQARDTVRIDGSNGVMPLARALAAAFQEVDPSTVVTFGDGLGSRARIDALARGAIQIALASHGLDTAALARQNMTAHRVAVTPVVFAVHPMVTVNGLTSTQICQAFGGTATRWNAFGGSALDVLPVLRPETEVDTEVIREGIGCLRGLAVPPNVAVVETTDDMARAIRSRPGAIGVTTSTVVQQALGAMRAISIDGVAPTVTEVTAGRYRLVRPAFLVTGPRATPAVQRFVSFARSTTGQRVIVSAGALPVP
- a CDS encoding S9 family peptidase produces the protein MRHRRQTAPRRSRLLALTLILWGCGGREQWRPPETRTAIVTDTMHGVSIIDPYRWLEEQSSPEVLAWIARQEQHADSVLGPASPWRDSIRTRLTELLDVPAVSATRVAAGYEYFTLRRIGEPVAGIYRRRAPAVPTRVAPDSQYEQLVDPLALRRDGTTSVAIEAVSNDGKLLVYSVRDGGPDETSVHIRNLTSGHELPDSLPAALYAGVSLAPDGKGLYFVHRSRIDGPRFRYHAFGTPASADSVLFGAGYGPTAFLAASTVDGGRFRLYVVSHGWARNQVFLQNTRSHEVRDLTPGISAHASPQFVGGTLFMRTDHQAPRGRIVKVDLANPSPDRWVDIVPQGEHTLDAFTVIEDRLYVTWIHDVSHRISVHELSGRAIGDVPVPEHAAASIRGFGKGEALLTLNRFAHPTETWRVNLATGARDLWERQRVPFDTAAFEVRQVWYTSTSGSRAPMYLFMRRGLQPGPTTPVLLSGYGGFAVSLMPRFDARAAWWVEQGGVFAQATLRGGNEYGEAWHRDGMLQNKQHVFDDFIAAAQFLVDSGYTSAAHLAIRGVSNGGLLMGAALTQRPNLFRAAFVGVPDLDMVRFNTFVTHNNLPALLEYGDASRREEFEAIRQYSPYQRIVDGVRYPRVMLQTGMNDTRVPPWQARKFTARLQAATASGEPVILYHDLRSGHAGGRAIAGAIDIAVKEMEFLFRAVRP
- the argJ gene encoding bifunctional glutamate N-acetyltransferase/amino-acid acetyltransferase ArgJ; the protein is MPFHEVPRFPRGFRCASRNVGLKPSAPDLALFASDVDAAAAAIFTRNHFPGAPIILGRETMRGGTLRAIVANSKCSNVATGEAGVANARRMAAACAAEVGTTADRVLVSSTGVIGVPLPIEKIERGIVGMAGDLQVDPLVGATGIMTTDTHPKACSAAIPGSDAVITWVAKGSGMIEPNMATMLAYIFTDARVDAHDLDRLLRQAAHSTFNMLSVDTDTSTSDTCVMLANGHAGAVDVGALADTLLAGCTRMTETLARDGEGAQHLLRVHVRGAASEADARTVAKAINNSPLIKTMVHGADPNVGRLLMAVGKCFDCTIDPASTDAWVNGYQVVGGGRRLVFDDAVVRQALSVDVVDLEVTLGVGTASATAYGCDLTRGYVDENAAYYSS
- a CDS encoding alpha/beta hydrolase, which encodes MTSRALTIETARGTVSALLDMPERTPSFVYVMAHGAGAGMRHAFLHAVAAGLVARGAGCLRYQFPYMEAGKSRVDPPDVAVDTVNRAVATAAALVAGAPLVAGGKSFGGRMTSEAQSRAPMAGVRGLAFLGFPLHPPGNPGLGRAEHLKAVHVPMLFLQGTRDEFARLDLLQPLVASLGDSAKLVLTADGDHSFNVRRKLSGHTNAEVLDQLLDTLVFWSVAL